The stretch of DNA GAGGTAGCCGAGGCCGCCCTGGCCGACCAGCGCGCCGACGGCCGCCAGCGAGATGCTGGAGACGGCCGCCACCCGCAGGCCGGAGAACAGGTACGGCACGGCGGCGGGCAGCTCCACGGCGGCGAGGCGCCGCCAGGGGCCGTACCCCATCGCGGTGGCCGCCTGCCGCACCGGCTCCGGCACCGACCGCAGGCCGTCCACCACGGTGGGCAGCAGCACGGCCAGCGCGTACCCGGTCAGCGGCACCATCACGGTGGCCTGGGTGGCCAGCCCGGTGTACGGGATCAGGATCACGAACAGCGCCAGCGAGGGCAGCGCGTACACCACGTTGAAGACCGCCGAGACCGGCTGGTAGAGCCGGGGCAGCCGGGCGCAGAGCAGCCCCAGGGGCAGGGCGATCAGCAGGGCGATCAGCACCGGCACCAGGGCGAGTCGGGCATGGGTGAGGGTGAGCGAGAGCAGGTACGAGAGGTGGTCGCCGATCCAGTACCAGCGGACCAGCGGTTCACCGTCCATCGGCGCTCTCCGGCTCCTCGACGGGCCCGGTCGTGCTCTCGGCCCCGGTCTTGCCCGTGGGCCCGCCTGTGCCCGTCGGCCGGCCCGTGCCCGTGGGCCCGCCCGTGCTCGCGGGCTCCGCGAGGGCGGCCAGCACGGCGGCCCGGTCGGCCGCGCCGACGGCGCGGCCGGTGGCGTCCACCGCCACCGCGAGGGCGGTGGGGGAGAGCACGGCGGCGTCCAGGGCGGAGCGCAGGGTATCGGTGGCGGGGTGGAAGACGGGCACGTCCTGGCGGCGGCCGTCGGTGTGCCGCCACTCGGTGGGGCGGCCCTCGGCGTCCGTGGTCAGCTGCCAACCACCGTGCCGCAGTGGGCCGTTGATCGGCTGCACGGTGACGGAGGCGGCCGGGCGCAGGCCGAGGCCGCGCAGGCCGCGGTCACGGCCGAGGAAGGCGGCCACGCCCTCGTCCGCCGGGGCGGTCAACAGGGTGTGCGGGTCGGCGAGTTGGGCGATCCGGCCGTGCTCGCGCAGCACCACGATCTGGTCGCCGAGCCGCACCGCCTCCTCGATGTCGTGCGTGACGAACAGCACGGTCTTGTTCAACTCGTTCTGCAGTCGCAGCAGTTCCTCCTGGAGCCCGGCCCGCACCACCGGGTCGACGGCGCTGAACGGCTCGTCCATCAGCAGCACCGGCGGATCGGCCGCCAGCGCCCGGGCCACCCCGACGCGCTGCTGCTGGCCGCCGGAGAGCTGGAAGGGGTACCGCCGCGCCGTCTCGGGCGGCAGACCGACCAGCTCCAGCAGCTCGGCGGCCCGGGCCCGGGCCCGCTTGCGGTCCCAGCCGAGCAGCCGCGGCACGGTCGCCACGTTGTCGATCACCCGGCGGTGCGGGAAGAGCCCGGCCTGCTGGATGACGTACCCGATGCCGCGCCGCAGCTTGGCGGCGGGCAGCCCGGCCACGTCGGCGCCGTCGAGCAGCACCCGGCCCGCCGTCGGCTCGACCATCCGGTTGACCATCCGCAGCAGGGTGGTCTTCCCGCAGCCGGAGGGGCCCACGAGTACGGTTATTCGCCCGGCGGGCACGTCCAGGTCTAGCCCCTCGACGGCGATGGTGCCGTCGGGGTGGCGCTTGGCCGCGCCGTCGAATCTGATCACGAACCGATCCTAAACTTCGGCGCGGTGCGCCGTACGGAGCTTCTGGTCTGACAGTGTGTCGGGACCGGTGTCGCCTGCCCGGAGCCCGGGCGGGCGAAACCTTGAGCCACGTCACACCATCAGGTCGTACCCGGTCAGGCGGTGGGCAGTCCGGCTGCGGCCCAGGCCACGAAGCCGCCCGCCAGGTCGGTGGCCCGGGTCAGCCCGAGCTCGCGGAGCGAGGCCGCGGCCAGGCTGGAGGCGTACCCCTCGGAGCAGACCACGATCACTTCCAGCTCGTAGCCGGTGGCCTCCGGGATGCGGTGGCTGCCCACCGGGTCGAGCCGCCACTCCAGCACGTTCCGCTCGATCACCAGCGCCCCGGGGATCGACCCCTCCCGGGCCCGCTGCGCCTCCGGCCGGATGTCCACCAGCAGCGCACCCCGGCCGGCCGCCTCGTGCGCCTCGCGCGGCTCCGGCCGGTGCACCCCGGCCCTGGACCGCTCCACCAACTGCTCCACCGTCGTCACCACTGCTCAGGCCCTTCGGTCGCGGTGCGGACCAGCCCGGCGGCCCGCAGTTCGTAACGGGTCATCTCGTTCAGCGGCGGCGAGTACGCGTGCAGCGTGACGGCCGGGCCGGCGGAGGTGTTGCGGATGTCGTGCAGGTACTCCGGCCCGAAGGCCCGCGCGGTCCCCGAGCCCACCCGGCGGGTGGTGAGCGCCCCCTGGGCGCCGAACGAGTACTCCTCCAGCTCGCCGAGCGCCACCGTGAACGCCCCGCGCGAGCCGCCGTGGTCGTGGAAGCCGGTGGACTGCCCCGGCAGCCAGCTGATCAGCCAGACCTCGTGGTCCTCGGTCAGCACGACCCGTTCGTACCAGCGCTCGCCGGCCGAGAGTCGCACCCGGTGCAGCCACTCCGCGGGCCGCTCGGCCAGCTCGGTGACGATCCGGCGCAGCGCGGCGGGCGAGAGCGGGGCCGGCGCGGCGGTGGTGGCGGTCGGGGCGGCGGTGGCGCTCGGGGCGATGGCGAGTTCGACGGTCATGGGTCACCTCGGACAGGGGTGGGCGACGGATACGCGGGGGTGCCGGCTGCGCGGGGGTACGGCGGTATGGCGGTACGCGGGTACGGGGTGCGCGGCGGTGCGGGTCAGGCCCCGGAGCAGATCTCACGGGGTGGAGCGGGACGAACCGTCAGCAGGCACACATGTCGCTCGCCTGGCGTCGCAGATCGACGTGCAGGCGGCAGACCAGATGGGTGCCGGTGTCCATGCGCTGATCGTGACCGAGGCCGTCGGGCAGGTCAAGCACCGTCCGAGGTGTGGACCAGTGTGTCCACGGAGCAGGACGGCCCGCCCCGTGGGAGAAGGGGCGGGCCGTCCTGGTGAGGCGCAGCTGACGCTGTCGGTCACCGGCGCGGTCGGGTGCGCGGGCGGTCGGAGCGTCGGTGTGGGTGTCCGTCAGCTGGGCCGGGCTCAGTTGTTCTGGCCGGCGTCGGATTCGGCCTGGGCGGCGGCGCTCTCGGCGCCGTCCACCTTCTGCTGCATCTCCTGGAGCTGCTGGGAGTCGGCCTGCCCGGCGCCGGCCGAGGAGGTGCTCGCGGGCTGCTGCTCGGCCTGGCCGCCGCCCTGGTGGGTCGGGCCGCAGGCGGTGAGCAGCAGGCCGGTGCCGAGCAGCAGGGCGGCGAGGGCGGCCCCGGTGCTGCGGCGGGTGCGGTGGGTCCTCACTTGGCGGCCGCCGAGTAGCCCTGGGCGGAGCACCAGCCGGCCACCGACTTGAGGTCGGCCTGGCGGGTCTCCAGGGTGGGCACCAGGCTCTTGCGGAAGGTCAGCCGGTCGTTGAGGTAGGTGTAGACCTCGGTGTGGCCGGCGGCCTTGGCGTCGGCCACCCGCTGGGTGAGGCGGGCCACCGAGCCGGCCACGGTGGCGTCGCCGTTGAGCCGCTTGAGCGAGGCGTCCACCCGGGCCTCGGTCTTCGGCAGGCGCTTGCAGATGCCCTTGGCCCCGTCGCCGGTCGGCGCCTTGGCTGCGGGCGAGGCGGTGTCGGCCTGGGCGGGGGCGGTGGCGAGCAGCGCCCCGGCCAGGGTGAGGGCGGCGGTCACGGCGGCGGTGCGTCGGTTCACGGCGGTGTCTCCTTCGATCCCAACTCGGTTGGTCGGTCCAACGGAGCAGGACGGTAGACCCCGTTCTTGTGGATTCCTTGTGGGTCTCCGGGGGCGCGGTCGGGCCTCACAGCCAGCCGTGGACGGCGGGGAGTCGGAGGGTGGGGGCGTCGGCCCGGAGCAGCGGGAGGCGGAGCTCGAAGCGGGTGCCGGGGCCCTCGGCCGGGGTGGTGACGGTGACGGTGCCGCGGTGCAGGGCGGCCTGCTGGGCCACCAGGGTGAGGCCCAGGCCCGAGCCGGGGCTGCCGGGGCGGTGGTGGAAGCGGTGGAAGACGGCCTCGCGCTCGGCGGGCGGGATGCCGGGGCCCCGGTCCTCCACGGTGAGCAGGGCCCGGGCGGTGCCGTCCCGGCCGGTGCCGGCCTGGAGGCGGACGCGGATCCGGGCCGGTTCGCCGGGCTGGTGGCCGTGCACCACGGCGTTGGTCAGCAGATTGGCCACCAGGATCCGCAGGCCCGCCTCCCAGCCGAACACCCGCACCTCGCCGGGCAGTTCGGCGTGCAGCTCGGCCTCCGGGTGGCTGCGCCGGGCGGCGGTGACGGCGGAGTCGACCAACTCGGCCAGCTCCACCGGTCCGAAGGCGGAGACCTCCACCAACTCGCCCTGGGCGAGCATCCGCAGAGCGGTGAGCAGCTCCAGCATCCGGGCGTGGTCGCGCTGCAGGTCGGCCAGGATCTCGGCCCGCTCGGCGGCCGGCAGATCGGGGTGGGCGGCCAGCACGTCCAGATCGGTGCGCATGCTCATCAGCGGGGTGCGCAGCTCGTGCGAGGCGGTCGCGGAGAAGGAGCGGGCGGTGTCCAGCGCCTGGCTGGTACGGGCCGCCTGCTCCTCGTACCGGGTGAGCAACCCGGCGATGGAGCCGGAGAGTTCGTCCACCTCGGCGATGTTGACCGGGGTGGCGGTGAAGGCGGCCGGCCCGGCGCCCGGGTCGAGCTCGGCGGCCCGGCGGCTGAGCCGCCGCACCGAGGCGGTGGCCCGCCCGGCCAGCCCGTACGCGAGCAGGCCGGAGACCGGTGCGGCGACCAGCGCCACGAACAGCACCCGGCCGCGGACGGCCGACAGCTGCGGGTCGGTGGCGGTGGCGGGGACGAACAGCCGCAGGGTGCCCGGCGCCGCGCCGTTCACCGGCACCGACTCCGCGAGCATGCGCCAACTGTGGCCCTTGGCACGGACGGTGACCGGACCGCCCGGGGTGTCGGCGGCGAGCTGCAGGGAGTCCGGCGGCTGCGGACCGGCCGTGAGCAGCACCGTGCCGTCGGCGCTGGTCACCCGGATGCCCGCGTCCAGCGCGTCGTCCAGCACCTTGCGGTGCTGGTTCTGCTCCACCTTCTGCCGGTCGTCGCGCTCGGCGATCAGCAGGGCCCGGATGTCGGGCAGCACGGCGGCGGCGCGGCTCTGGAGGCGGGTGTCCTGCTGGTGGTGCAGGTCGCGGTTGACCAGGCCGAGCACGGTCAGGCCGGCGGCCAGCACCAGGAGCGGCACGACCACGGTCACCGAGAGCGCGATCCGGGTGGCGAGTCTCATGGCCGGCCTCCGTTCGCGGGCTCCGGCAGGCGGAGCACGAAGCCCACGCCCCGGACGGTGTGGATCAGCCGGGGGTGGCCGCCCGCCTCCAGCTTGCGGCGCAGGTAGCTGACGAAGGTGTCCACGGCGTCGGTGCGCACGTCGAAGTCGTAGCCCCAGACCCGGTCCAGCAGCTGGTCGCGGGTGAGCACGATCCCGGCGTTCCGCACCAGCTGCTCCAGCAGCTCGAACTCGCGTCTCGTGAGCCGGAGTTCGACGCCCTCGCGGCGGGCCTGCCGGGTGGCCGGATCGATCTCCAGCGGTCCGGCCCGGAGCACCCCCGAGGGGGCCTGGGCCGGACGGCGGCGGAGCAGGGCGTGCAGCCGGAGCACCAGCTCCTCCAGTGCGAAGGGCTTGACCAGGTAGTCGTCGGCCCCCGCCTGGAGCCCGGCCACCCGGTCGGTCACCTCGTCGAGGGCGGAGAGCATCAGCACCGGGGTCTCGTCGCCCCGGGCGCGCAGCGTGCGGCAGACCTCGGTGCCGGTCAGCCCGGGCATCGTCACGTCCAGCACCACCACGTCCGGCGCGGCCGGCCCGGTCAGCGCGGCGAGGGCGGCCGGGCCGTCGGCCGCCAGCTGCACGGCGAATCCGCTGAGGCGCAGCCCGCGCTCCAGCGAGCGGCGGATGGCCGCGTCGTCGTCGGCCACCAGCACCCGCCCGGCGTTCGGTGGGCTCGTCATCCCGCTCTCCTCGCTGCTCCCGCGCTCCACTGCGGGGGCCGACCCTCTCATGCCCATCTTCCGCCCCCGGCCCCGGGGGCGCCGGAGCTCCGTCCCGGGGCGCCGGAACCCACAGGAGCCGGTACCCGCTGCTTGTCGGAACCGGCGAGGGAAGGATCGCGTCTTGCTGGGTACAAGCCGGAAGGGGCCGCCACAGCAGGCTCCGGGACGGGCGCACGCGACGGGGCGGCGCGGCGATGGCAGGAGAGACGTCATGGGTATTGTCAGTTGGATCATCCTCGGCCTGATCGCCGGGGCGATCGCGAAGATCCTGCTGCCGGGGCGCGACCCGGGCGGCTTCGTGGTGACCACGCTGATCGGTATCGCGGGGTCGTTCGTCGGCGGCTGGCTCTCCAGCACCTTCCTGCACCACTCGGTGGCCAAGCACTTCTGGGACCCGGCCACCTGGGGCTCGGCCATCGTCGGTGCCTTCGTGCTGCTCGTGCTCTACCGGATCTTCTTCGGCAACTCCCGCAACTGAACGGTCGGTTGACGAGGAGTTCTTCTGACGTACGACTGAGGGGCCGCGACGTCCGTCGCGGCCCCTCAGTCGTTCACTGCGTGGTCAGGACACGTTGAGCGCGGTGTCGTCGATCACGAAGCTGGTCTGGAGCGAGGAGTCCTCGACCCCGGTGAACTTGACGGTCACGGTCTGCCCGGCGAGCGAGGACAGGTCGTAGGTCCGCAGGGTGTAGCCGTTGGCCGCGTTGACGTTGGTGAAGGTGGCCAGGGTGGTGGAGTTGGCTGCCACGGTCAGCTTGTCGTAGGCCGTGGTGCCGGTCTCCGCGGTGTCGATGTGGAGGTAGAAGCTCAGGCTGGCGTGGCAGCCGGCCGGGATCTTCACGCTCTGGCTGATCGAGTCGGTGTGCGAGGTGCCGTAGCCGTCCAGCCAGGCCTTCCAGCTGCCGGAGTGGGCGGCCTCGCTGCTGCTGCTGTCGATGACGCCGGCGGTGGCCGTCCAGGGCGAGGCGCTGCCGGTCTCGAAGCCGGGGTTGCCGAGCAGTTGGGCGCCGGTGCAGCCGCCGCCGGCGCCGATGACGGTCCAGGTGAAGGAGGCCGAGCCGGAGGCGCCGGTGGTGTCGGAGGCGGTCACGGTGACGCTGAAGGTGCCGGCGGTGGAGGCGGTGCCGGTGATCAGGCCGGTGGCGGAGTTGATCGACAGGCCGGTGGGCAGACCGCTCGCGCCGTAGCTGAGGGTCTGGCCGGCGGCCGAGTCGCTCGCGCTGATCTGGAGGCTGGCCGAACCGCCCTGCGCCGTCGACTGGTTGCCGGGGCTGGTGACGGTCACCGTGTTGCCGCCGGTGGTGCCACCGGTGAAGGCGGCGGTGCCGTTCGGGGTGCCGAGGCCGGTCGGGCCGTCGTAGCCGGTGCCCGCCGTGCAGAGGTAGGTCGGGGAGCAGGAGCCGTTGGAGCCGCTGGTCACGTCGAACAGCGAGGAGGTGTGGGCGTACGGGAAGGAGGCCGGGCTGCTGCCCGCGGCCGGGGCGCCGGCCAGGGCGTAGACGCCGGCGATGATCGGGGAGGAGGCGGAGGTGCCGCCGTACACGGCCCAGCCGGAGCCGCCGTAGGTCTGGTAGACCGCGAGCCCGGTGGCCGGGTCGGCCACGGCGGAGACGTCGGCGACGGTGCGGTTGGTGCAGCCGGTGTCCTTCTGCCAGCTCGGCTTGGCGTCGTACGTGGAGCAGCCGGAGCCCGCGCCGTTGCCGCCGGCGCTGGAGCCCCAGACCGACTCGGACCAGCCGCGGCTGTTGGAGGCCCGGCTCAGGCTGGTGCCGCCGACGGCCGTCACGTACTTGGAGGCGGCCGGGTACTCGACGCCGTAGCCGGAGTCGCCGGAGGAGACGGTGATCGCCACGCCCGGGTGGTTGAAGTACGAGCTGTCGGAGGTGGGGTCGGTGGAGTCCTCCGAACCGCCGTAGCTGTTGGAGACGTACTTCGCCCCGAGCGAGACGGCGGTGTTGACCGCTGCGCCGAGGTTGTCCATGGTCGCGCTGTCGGCCTCGACCAGCAGGATGTGGCAGGCCGGGCAGACGGCGCTCACCATGTCGACGTCCAGCGAGATCTCACCGGCCCAGCCGGTGTCCCCGGCGGGGTAGCTGGTGCCGCCGCGCTGGTCCACCTTCTTGAAGCAGCCGTTCGCCGTGGTGCAGGCGGGCAGGCCGTAGGTGGACCGGTAGGTCGCCAGGTCGGATTCGGCGTTCGGGTCGTCGTTGGAGTCGACGATCGCCACGGTCTGGCCGGAGCCGCCGGCGGGCAGCTTGTACGCGCCGGTCAGATCGCTCGGGCCGTAGCCGGAGGGGGTGGCGTTCGGGGCCAGCGAGTGCTGCGGGGCGAGGTCGGTGCGGGCCAGCGCCAGACAGGCCATCTGGCCGGGGTGCGTGGGCGCCGCGCAGACCCGCTTGGTGGTCACGGGGTGGCCGGCCGCGGGGCCGGTGGCGGGGGTAGGGGCGGCGAAGGCCGTGGTGGCCATCAGCCCGGTGGCCGCCATCGCCAGGGCGGGCAGCGTCGCGAGGGTGCGGCGCAGACGGGTGGAGCGACGCGGCGTCGGTGCGCCGGGGGCAGGGGTGCGGGTGCGCAAGGGTCAACCTCCGTGGGGGTGTTGGGGGCTGTCGCTCGGGTGCACGGGCTCTCGCCGGCGGGGGGTTCGGGTCAGGGGTGCCGGTGGTGCGGCCTGCTGGGGCCGGTGCGGTGGCCAGGGGTGCGGCCCATCGGTACGGCTTTCGGCAGGACTGGCTGGTACGGCTGTTGGTACGGCTCTCGGTAACAGCCGTTGGTACAGCCGTCGGTACGGCTGTTGTTACAGCTGTCGGTACAGCCGTCGGTACGGATATCGGTGTGGGCATGACAGAACCGCCCGCAGGACCGTCCGCTGCTGGGGCGGCCGGGGTGCGGGCATGACGCTACTGGCGGGTTCGGGCGGGCGACAAGGGTGTCCTCGGTAGGCTTTGCCAGCCCTTGCCCGTCCAACTCCATTGACTTGACTGTGAGTTGTGGCTGGTGCGGCTGCTGTGGCGCGGGGGGTGCGGACGACCCGGCGGCCCGGTCAGGTGCGGCGCCGCTGCCACCAACGCCGGGGTGTGGCAGGGGTGGTGGCCGCTGCCGCCTTCCCAGCTGGTTCGGTACCGGCTGGTTCGGTCTTCACTGCTTCGATGCCCACTGCTTCGATGCCTGCTGCTTGGGCTGCCCCGCTGTGCGCTTCGGCTGCGAGAGCTTCGGCGACGGCGGTGCGGATGCGGTCGAAGGTGGCGATCTCGGCCGGGCCCTCGCCGGGCAGTACGAGGCCGACGCAGATCAGTTGGAACCGGCCGCCGCCGAGCGGGCGTGCGATGAACACCGGCGCTCCGGCGCAGCCCTCGGGCAGTGGGGCGCTCCAGCGGACTACGCCGTCCGAGGTCCGGGCGACCGCGCCGACCAGGACGGCCTGCAGTCGCTCGTCCCGTCCCCTGCCCACCCCGCCGGGGTGGTCGACCTCGCCGACGTCATGGCCCAGGACGTAGGCGGATATCGGCTCGGGCCCGATGGCGGCGATGTCCTCCGCCGTGGCCGCGAGGCCGTCGGTGATCTCGTCGGTGGTCCACCGCCAGCCCTTGCGCTCGGCGTGGGCGTCGAGGACGGCGGTCGGCAGCACCGCCACCCCGAGCCCGTCGAAGCGGGTCCAACCGGCGGCGAACTCGGTCATCAGGAGCAGCTCGGCGCTCATCGCCGGCTCGCAGAGCGCGGTGCGCAGCGTCCACTGGGCGAGGTCGTACCTCGTGAGCGCCTCGGCGGTCACCAGGTACTGCCGGACGATGTCCTCGTCCGGGGTGCTCTCGACGAGGTGGTTGTACCAGAACGCCGTCCCGCGGTGCCGGTCCGTGTGCGCCTGCTGGAAGGGCAGGGTCGCGCGGGCGGCGCTGGCGAGGACGGCGTTCACGACGTCGTTCTGGGGTGCGGAGTTCTCGGACACGGGACGGGACCCTACCGAGGAGGTGCTCGGCGGTCACGAGCTTTTCGGCCGCCCCGCTGGCGCCCGCTGG from Kitasatospora sp. MMS16-BH015 encodes:
- a CDS encoding GlsB/YeaQ/YmgE family stress response membrane protein; amino-acid sequence: MGIVSWIILGLIAGAIAKILLPGRDPGGFVVTTLIGIAGSFVGGWLSSTFLHHSVAKHFWDPATWGSAIVGAFVLLVLYRIFFGNSRN
- a CDS encoding rhodanese-like domain-containing protein, which translates into the protein MVTTVEQLVERSRAGVHRPEPREAHEAAGRGALLVDIRPEAQRAREGSIPGALVIERNVLEWRLDPVGSHRIPEATGYELEVIVVCSEGYASSLAAASLRELGLTRATDLAGGFVAWAAAGLPTA
- a CDS encoding sensor histidine kinase KdpD: MRLATRIALSVTVVVPLLVLAAGLTVLGLVNRDLHHQQDTRLQSRAAAVLPDIRALLIAERDDRQKVEQNQHRKVLDDALDAGIRVTSADGTVLLTAGPQPPDSLQLAADTPGGPVTVRAKGHSWRMLAESVPVNGAAPGTLRLFVPATATDPQLSAVRGRVLFVALVAAPVSGLLAYGLAGRATASVRRLSRRAAELDPGAGPAAFTATPVNIAEVDELSGSIAGLLTRYEEQAARTSQALDTARSFSATASHELRTPLMSMRTDLDVLAAHPDLPAAERAEILADLQRDHARMLELLTALRMLAQGELVEVSAFGPVELAELVDSAVTAARRSHPEAELHAELPGEVRVFGWEAGLRILVANLLTNAVVHGHQPGEPARIRVRLQAGTGRDGTARALLTVEDRGPGIPPAEREAVFHRFHHRPGSPGSGLGLTLVAQQAALHRGTVTVTTPAEGPGTRFELRLPLLRADAPTLRLPAVHGWL
- a CDS encoding ABC transporter ATP-binding protein yields the protein MIRFDGAAKRHPDGTIAVEGLDLDVPAGRITVLVGPSGCGKTTLLRMVNRMVEPTAGRVLLDGADVAGLPAAKLRRGIGYVIQQAGLFPHRRVIDNVATVPRLLGWDRKRARARAAELLELVGLPPETARRYPFQLSGGQQQRVGVARALAADPPVLLMDEPFSAVDPVVRAGLQEELLRLQNELNKTVLFVTHDIEEAVRLGDQIVVLREHGRIAQLADPHTLLTAPADEGVAAFLGRDRGLRGLGLRPAASVTVQPINGPLRHGGWQLTTDAEGRPTEWRHTDGRRQDVPVFHPATDTLRSALDAAVLSPTALAVAVDATGRAVGAADRAAVLAALAEPASTGGPTGTGRPTGTGGPTGKTGAESTTGPVEEPESADGR
- a CDS encoding putative Ig domain-containing protein, translating into MAATGLMATTAFAAPTPATGPAAGHPVTTKRVCAAPTHPGQMACLALARTDLAPQHSLAPNATPSGYGPSDLTGAYKLPAGGSGQTVAIVDSNDDPNAESDLATYRSTYGLPACTTANGCFKKVDQRGGTSYPAGDTGWAGEISLDVDMVSAVCPACHILLVEADSATMDNLGAAVNTAVSLGAKYVSNSYGGSEDSTDPTSDSSYFNHPGVAITVSSGDSGYGVEYPAASKYVTAVGGTSLSRASNSRGWSESVWGSSAGGNGAGSGCSTYDAKPSWQKDTGCTNRTVADVSAVADPATGLAVYQTYGGSGWAVYGGTSASSPIIAGVYALAGAPAAGSSPASFPYAHTSSLFDVTSGSNGSCSPTYLCTAGTGYDGPTGLGTPNGTAAFTGGTTGGNTVTVTSPGNQSTAQGGSASLQISASDSAAGQTLSYGASGLPTGLSINSATGLITGTASTAGTFSVTVTASDTTGASGSASFTWTVIGAGGGCTGAQLLGNPGFETGSASPWTATAGVIDSSSSEAAHSGSWKAWLDGYGTSHTDSISQSVKIPAGCHASLSFYLHIDTAETGTTAYDKLTVAANSTTLATFTNVNAANGYTLRTYDLSSLAGQTVTVKFTGVEDSSLQTSFVIDDTALNVS
- a CDS encoding cysteine dioxygenase family protein, which codes for MTVELAIAPSATAAPTATTAAPAPLSPAALRRIVTELAERPAEWLHRVRLSAGERWYERVVLTEDHEVWLISWLPGQSTGFHDHGGSRGAFTVALGELEEYSFGAQGALTTRRVGSGTARAFGPEYLHDIRNTSAGPAVTLHAYSPPLNEMTRYELRAAGLVRTATEGPEQW
- a CDS encoding ABC transporter permease codes for the protein MDGEPLVRWYWIGDHLSYLLSLTLTHARLALVPVLIALLIALPLGLLCARLPRLYQPVSAVFNVVYALPSLALFVILIPYTGLATQATVMVPLTGYALAVLLPTVVDGLRSVPEPVRQAATAMGYGPWRRLAAVELPAAVPYLFSGLRVAAVSSISLAAVGALVGQGGLGYLFTDGFQRTFTTPILAGIVLVALLALVTDLLLVLARRLLAPWAVRPKGAAR
- a CDS encoding response regulator transcription factor, with the translated sequence MTSPPNAGRVLVADDDAAIRRSLERGLRLSGFAVQLAADGPAALAALTGPAAPDVVVLDVTMPGLTGTEVCRTLRARGDETPVLMLSALDEVTDRVAGLQAGADDYLVKPFALEELVLRLHALLRRRPAQAPSGVLRAGPLEIDPATRQARREGVELRLTRREFELLEQLVRNAGIVLTRDQLLDRVWGYDFDVRTDAVDTFVSYLRRKLEAGGHPRLIHTVRGVGFVLRLPEPANGGRP